In the genome of cyanobacterium endosymbiont of Braarudosphaera bigelowii, one region contains:
- the cobU gene encoding bifunctional adenosylcobinamide kinase/adenosylcobinamide-phosphate guanylyltransferase — MPKHILIIGPTCSGKSEWAENLASKLHDKVIYVATAIENPADFQWQTRIKKHRDRRPPDWKTLSVPYNLTEVINTTRSPFCLLIDSIGSWVANKLDENDEDWDQTVIELLKCVKKTPVNLIFVAEETGWGVVPAYPLGRLFRDRLGSLVSKLGTRVDTTYLVIGGHVINLSVLGQKIQSN; from the coding sequence ATGCCAAAACATATTCTGATTATAGGTCCAACTTGTTCAGGCAAAAGTGAATGGGCCGAAAATTTAGCTAGTAAGTTACATGATAAAGTTATTTATGTAGCAACAGCCATTGAAAATCCTGCTGATTTTCAATGGCAAACTCGTATTAAAAAGCATCGTGATCGTAGACCCCCCGATTGGAAAACTCTATCTGTGCCGTACAATCTTACAGAAGTTATTAATACAACACGATCTCCCTTTTGTTTATTAATTGATTCCATAGGATCTTGGGTAGCAAATAAATTAGATGAAAATGATGAAGACTGGGACCAGACTGTTATAGAACTTTTGAAGTGTGTAAAAAAAACACCAGTGAATTTGATCTTTGTTGCTGAGGAAACAGGGTGGGGAGTTGTTCCAGCATATCCACTTGGTAGATTGTTTCGTGATCGTCTCGGATCTCTAGTTTCTAAATTAGGAACTAGAGTTGATACAACTTATTTAGTAATAGGAGGGCATGTTATAAATTTAAGCGTTTTGGGACAAAAGATACAAAGCAATTGA
- the queC gene encoding 7-cyano-7-deazaguanine synthase QueC produces the protein MSDKSLAVVLLSGGLDSATSAAIAASQGYELIALSFSYGQLHQKELKSAQIIAKELDINSHHIVNVDISQWGGSSLTDKSLAIPLSGVNPYQIPSTYVPGRNTVFIALALSLAEAKGAKAIYLGINMIDYSGYPDCRSEYLKTYQDLAKLSSKAGIEGNAPQLIAPLIKKNKVDIIKEAVKLGVPIEKTWSCYQGGHEACGLCDSCRIRDQALIEAGYPFLVTTKGKEIYNLNR, from the coding sequence ATGTCTGATAAGTCTTTAGCAGTTGTGTTACTTTCAGGAGGCCTGGATTCGGCTACTTCGGCAGCGATAGCTGCCTCGCAAGGCTATGAGCTTATTGCCCTCTCCTTCAGTTATGGACAACTTCATCAAAAAGAGTTGAAATCAGCTCAAATAATTGCTAAAGAATTAGATATAAATTCACACCATATAGTTAATGTTGATATTTCTCAATGGGGAGGATCATCACTAACAGATAAATCTTTAGCTATACCTTTAAGTGGAGTTAATCCTTATCAGATACCTTCTACTTATGTTCCGGGTAGAAATACAGTTTTTATAGCTCTTGCTCTTTCCTTGGCTGAAGCTAAAGGTGCAAAAGCTATTTATTTAGGTATAAACATGATTGATTATTCAGGTTATCCTGATTGTCGTTCTGAATATCTTAAAACTTATCAAGATCTTGCAAAGCTTTCGTCAAAAGCTGGAATTGAAGGAAATGCTCCACAGCTGATTGCTCCTTTAATAAAAAAAAATAAAGTTGATATCATTAAAGAAGCTGTTAAACTAGGAGTTCCTATTGAAAAAACATGGTCTTGTTACCAAGGCGGACATGAAGCATGTGGACTATGTGATTCTTGTCGCATACGTGACCAAGCACTTATCGAAGCTGGTTATCCTTTTCTTGTAACTACTAAAGGAAAAGAGATTTATAATTTGAATAGGTAA
- a CDS encoding DUF5942 domain-containing protein: MISSKELTNKEKYNSIIINFREDIPTTVLSQQIEKVSHDYKTIVSLNSIYSIDENVYIIPGDETLLNNLKKSSLNKYIDYIEPNYIYKALAKYSNFFQVPLAHEKWNLSNIHLDKNIGEISKKKITIAVIDTGVNKVSGLQKIKLISGYDFVNNKNYSYDDNGHGTHVAKVIMQTVNDSEVFNKIRIMPLKVLSKTGEGLTSDIADAVRYAADNGADIINMSLGGKSKSKILENAINYAYGKGVVIIAAAGNNNHNTASYPARYQKVISVSALDTTGNKASYSNFGAQVDISAPGNSNNSTNFQKKIDLNTENIIFQRLEGTSIAAAHVTGVAALIKAANYQKVNDVFQILIKSSRKINQDPFNYFGVGHLDAEKAVQIAFNQEIILEESFSWFNNFYSLSLGFWIDTQAVNYLFKIYMLITSYLLVLLLFRTYSFIFSFSFNLGVILGSSGIFFLKGVYFFDLPQWPFRILGSSFLDLENSIRGTTTLNPFIVSFLLSYCFSAIFVQLYGWKNFIVGINIGIAGFLLVHATFFPKVWGIYSVDISRLFLIINAFFNIRLAYLISTRQKLEYLIKN; encoded by the coding sequence TTGATAAGTTCTAAGGAACTTACGAATAAAGAAAAGTATAATTCAATTATCATTAATTTTCGCGAAGATATACCTACAACAGTTTTAAGTCAACAGATAGAAAAGGTCTCTCATGATTATAAAACTATTGTAAGTCTTAATAGTATTTACTCTATCGATGAAAATGTTTATATAATACCAGGAGATGAAACGCTATTAAACAATCTGAAAAAATCTTCTCTAAATAAATATATAGATTATATAGAACCTAATTACATTTATAAGGCTTTAGCAAAGTATAGTAATTTTTTTCAAGTTCCTCTTGCTCATGAGAAGTGGAATCTATCTAATATACATTTAGATAAAAATATCGGTGAAATATCGAAGAAAAAAATAACTATTGCTGTTATAGACACAGGAGTAAATAAAGTATCTGGGCTTCAAAAAATTAAGCTTATTTCAGGGTATGATTTTGTAAACAATAAAAACTATAGCTATGATGACAATGGACATGGTACACATGTAGCCAAAGTTATAATGCAGACTGTTAATGATAGTGAGGTATTTAATAAAATTAGAATAATGCCTCTAAAAGTTCTTTCCAAAACAGGAGAAGGCCTAACATCAGATATTGCTGATGCTGTACGTTACGCGGCTGACAATGGTGCTGATATTATTAATATGAGTTTAGGGGGAAAAAGTAAAAGCAAGATATTAGAGAATGCTATAAATTATGCTTATGGTAAGGGTGTTGTTATTATCGCTGCAGCAGGAAACAACAATCACAATACAGCATCTTATCCTGCCCGATATCAAAAAGTTATTAGTGTCTCGGCCTTAGATACTACAGGCAACAAGGCATCCTATTCAAATTTTGGTGCACAAGTTGATATTTCTGCTCCAGGAAATAGTAACAATAGTACAAATTTTCAAAAAAAAATTGACTTAAATACTGAAAATATAATTTTTCAAAGATTAGAAGGCACTAGTATAGCTGCTGCGCACGTTACTGGAGTAGCAGCTTTAATTAAAGCTGCTAACTATCAGAAAGTTAATGATGTTTTTCAAATATTGATTAAATCTTCACGTAAAATAAACCAAGACCCATTTAACTATTTTGGAGTAGGACATTTAGACGCAGAAAAGGCTGTTCAGATAGCTTTTAATCAAGAAATAATTCTAGAAGAGTCATTTAGTTGGTTTAACAATTTTTATAGTCTTAGTCTTGGTTTTTGGATAGACACTCAAGCCGTTAACTATCTATTCAAAATTTATATGTTAATCACATCCTACTTATTAGTTCTATTGTTATTTCGTACTTATTCCTTTATCTTCTCATTCTCTTTTAATTTAGGTGTTATATTAGGCAGTTCAGGAATATTTTTCTTAAAAGGAGTTTATTTTTTTGATCTACCTCAGTGGCCATTCCGTATTCTTGGAAGTTCATTCTTAGACTTAGAAAACTCTATAAGAGGAACCACTACTCTTAACCCGTTTATAGTAAGTTTTCTTTTATCATACTGTTTCTCTGCTATATTTGTTCAACTTTATGGGTGGAAAAATTTTATTGTTGGTATAAATATTGGAATAGCAGGTTTCTTATTAGTTCATGCAACTTTTTTTCCAAAGGTTTGGGGCATATATTCTGTTGATATATCAAGATTATTTCTTATAATTAATGCTTTTTTCAATATTAGATTAGCTTATCTGATAAGTACACGACAAAAACTAGAATATCTTATAAAAAATTAG
- a CDS encoding Ycf66 family protein: protein MLVHTLSVTAGLASLFLYLSAFFFPRLHRKDDFFWSGLGLFYSLSLWICVEEVTEGLLLGQLCILILVLSFGWQNFRLRNTMINLEHQTNFTEFSFLGWIQHLLKRQSFFSTVSSNKNKKPGFNYRKKELNLEKKNTIENEDIGISKETQNKILLDLDEEKISNTENKSFSFKSLFPFSK from the coding sequence ATGTTAGTACATACCCTATCTGTTACTGCAGGACTTGCAAGTCTATTTCTTTACTTATCAGCATTTTTTTTTCCTAGATTACATAGAAAAGATGATTTTTTCTGGAGTGGCCTTGGACTATTTTACTCCTTATCTCTCTGGATCTGTGTAGAAGAAGTGACAGAAGGTTTATTATTAGGACAATTATGTATTTTAATTTTAGTCTTATCTTTTGGATGGCAAAATTTTCGGTTGAGAAATACAATGATTAATTTAGAGCATCAAACAAACTTTACTGAGTTTTCTTTTCTAGGCTGGATTCAACATCTTTTAAAAAGACAGTCTTTTTTTTCTACAGTTTCATCTAATAAGAATAAAAAACCTGGTTTTAACTATCGTAAAAAAGAATTGAATTTAGAGAAAAAAAATACTATAGAAAATGAAGATATCGGTATTTCTAAGGAGACACAAAATAAAATTCTCTTAGATTTAGATGAGGAAAAAATATCTAATACAGAAAATAAAAGCTTTTCGTTTAAAT
- a CDS encoding NAD(P)/FAD-dependent oxidoreductase, translating into MPRILIIGAGIIGSAIAYELSLINGIEVTLIDKKFPASSSTKGALGVLMGVASYKTKGSKWELCKRSLKRYETLIPELEKLTQKLMPVNYQGVLSLHYVDDYLEKWKDLIKIRNSSGYFLETWEKDTLLKRCPHIKDDKITGAIYSPQDFQINPVEITKALVAGASLNGVNCLFDTKVQVISPSLNYNSSHDLICYHKTSKQTLKADYIVISAGLGSNKLVNKLQTVVKIKPVIGQAMQIDLDTPLVDTNFLPVITGKDVNVIPINPKRYWVGSTVEFPHKTGELLTQSKFLEQIKKQAFAICPDFKNGSITKIWSGKRPRPDGETAPIIQKIPHYSNILLATGHYRNGVLLAPATALTIKDKILEDLSIKSSNY; encoded by the coding sequence ATGCCACGTATTCTCATTATTGGAGCTGGAATCATAGGATCAGCAATAGCTTATGAGCTTAGTTTAATAAATGGCATAGAGGTTACATTAATTGATAAGAAATTTCCTGCATCTTCCTCTACGAAAGGAGCCTTAGGAGTTTTGATGGGAGTAGCTAGTTATAAAACGAAAGGTAGCAAATGGGAGTTATGTAAAAGAAGTTTAAAGCGTTATGAAACATTAATTCCTGAGCTTGAAAAATTAACGCAGAAATTAATGCCAGTTAATTATCAAGGCGTTTTATCTCTTCATTACGTAGATGATTATTTAGAAAAATGGAAAGATTTAATTAAAATTCGTAATTCTTCTGGTTATTTTTTAGAAACATGGGAAAAAGATACTCTGTTGAAAAGGTGTCCACATATTAAAGATGATAAAATAACCGGGGCTATTTATTCTCCACAAGATTTTCAGATAAACCCAGTTGAAATAACAAAGGCTCTTGTTGCAGGAGCATCTTTAAATGGAGTAAATTGCCTATTCGATACTAAAGTTCAAGTAATATCTCCATCATTAAATTATAACTCAAGTCACGATTTAATTTGTTATCATAAAACATCAAAACAGACGTTAAAAGCGGACTATATAGTAATAAGTGCTGGTTTAGGTTCAAATAAACTAGTCAATAAATTACAAACCGTAGTAAAAATTAAGCCTGTAATTGGGCAAGCAATGCAAATTGATCTAGATACTCCTTTAGTAGATACTAATTTTCTTCCTGTAATCACTGGAAAAGATGTCAATGTTATTCCAATCAATCCCAAAAGATATTGGGTAGGTTCAACAGTAGAATTCCCTCATAAAACTGGAGAACTATTAACTCAGTCCAAATTTTTGGAACAAATTAAGAAACAAGCATTTGCTATATGTCCAGATTTTAAAAATGGAAGTATTACCAAAATTTGGTCTGGCAAGCGTCCTCGTCCTGATGGAGAAACAGCTCCTATAATACAAAAAATTCCTCATTATTCAAATATCTTGTTGGCAACTGGGCACTATCGAAATGGCGTTTTACTAGCTCCAGCAACTGCATTAACTATTAAAGACAAGATTCTTGAGGATTTATCAATTAAATCTAGTAATTATTAG
- a CDS encoding phosphoglucomutase/phosphomannomutase family protein, with product MTFKQNPIKFGTDGWRGVIAADFTFERVIMLAPIAAQVLLNNYGTISNNHTIIVGYDRRFLAEEFAKAAADSLVEAGFSVALSQAYAPTPAFSWVVKSQNALGAIILTASHNPGKYLGVKIKGAFGGSVSSEITQQIENLLYNVPKFSKKLGTLSFFDPWKSYSQELKSKVDIEKIQKAIKNQKLTVFADVMYGAAANGLERLLECPIQEINSHRDPLFGGHAPEPLPCNLTELSTTVKKFNTGKNCSLSIGLVFDGDGDRIAAVDKQGNFLSSQVLLPILIDHLVIHKGLKGEIIKTVSSSDLISRLAGLYDLPIFETPIGYKYIADRMLGGNVLIGGEESGGIGYGIHIPERDALLSALYLLEAIVQSGDDLGEYYLKLQKKVNFFNAYNRIDLPLSSFDMRSKLIKYLETKSFKKIANKNVLRCDKQDGYKYSLEDQSWLLIRFSGTEPILRLYCESLTLEKVSNILEWIKNWASSI from the coding sequence ATGACATTTAAGCAAAATCCGATAAAGTTTGGAACAGATGGATGGCGTGGTGTTATTGCAGCAGATTTTACATTCGAGAGAGTTATAATGCTTGCTCCTATAGCTGCTCAAGTTTTATTAAATAATTATGGAACAATATCTAATAATCACACTATTATTGTAGGTTATGACCGCCGTTTCTTGGCTGAAGAATTTGCCAAAGCTGCTGCTGATTCCCTAGTTGAAGCTGGTTTTAGTGTTGCTCTTTCTCAAGCTTATGCTCCAACTCCTGCTTTTAGCTGGGTAGTTAAGTCACAAAATGCCTTAGGAGCTATTATATTGACTGCAAGTCATAATCCTGGGAAATATCTGGGTGTAAAAATAAAAGGAGCTTTTGGCGGCTCCGTCTCTTCTGAAATTACTCAGCAAATTGAGAATTTACTATATAATGTACCCAAATTTTCTAAAAAGTTAGGTACATTGAGCTTTTTTGATCCTTGGAAAAGTTATTCTCAGGAATTAAAAAGTAAAGTCGATATTGAAAAAATTCAAAAAGCAATTAAGAATCAAAAGCTAACTGTTTTTGCCGATGTTATGTATGGAGCCGCAGCTAATGGATTAGAAAGATTGTTAGAGTGTCCCATACAGGAAATTAACAGTCATCGAGATCCTCTTTTTGGAGGTCATGCTCCAGAACCTCTACCTTGTAATCTTACAGAATTATCAACTACAGTTAAAAAATTCAATACTGGTAAAAACTGTAGTTTAAGTATAGGATTAGTTTTTGATGGAGATGGTGATCGTATTGCAGCAGTTGATAAGCAAGGAAATTTTCTTAGCTCTCAAGTTTTACTTCCTATTCTGATAGACCATTTAGTAATACATAAAGGATTAAAAGGCGAAATTATTAAAACTGTTAGTAGTTCAGATTTAATTTCTCGCTTAGCAGGTCTCTATGATCTGCCGATTTTTGAAACTCCTATAGGCTATAAATATATAGCTGATAGAATGCTAGGCGGTAATGTTTTAATAGGAGGAGAAGAGTCTGGGGGAATTGGTTACGGAATACATATACCCGAAAGAGATGCATTACTGTCTGCACTATATCTTCTAGAAGCAATAGTCCAAAGTGGTGATGATTTAGGAGAATATTACCTGAAATTACAAAAAAAGGTAAATTTCTTCAATGCTTATAATCGTATTGATTTACCACTATCAAGTTTTGATATGCGTTCAAAATTGATAAAATACCTAGAAACAAAATCTTTTAAGAAAATTGCCAATAAAAATGTCCTAAGATGTGATAAGCAAGATGGTTATAAGTATTCTTTAGAAGATCAAAGTTGGTTACTTATACGTTTTTCTGGTACAGAACCGATTCTAAGATTATATTGTGAGTCTTTAACTTTAGAAAAGGTTAGTAATATTTTAGAATGGATAAAAAATTGGGCTAGTTCAATTTAA
- a CDS encoding shikimate kinase: MANELLQGINIFLVGMMGSGKTTIGKKLAQHLKYRFFDTDILVEQVKRQTISNIFLEEGEEAFRILESKVLSELASCTKSVVATGGGIILEQKNWSYLHHGLIIWLDVPIPLLTKRLNNGISRPLLKQKHLSTELETLFKQRQTLYAQGDLRVTISENDSSDDTVNKILKLIPTIIKTSSPDISN, translated from the coding sequence ATGGCAAATGAGTTACTTCAAGGAATTAATATTTTTTTGGTTGGGATGATGGGAAGTGGTAAGACAACTATAGGGAAGAAACTAGCACAACATCTTAAGTATCGTTTTTTCGATACAGACATTTTAGTTGAACAAGTAAAACGACAGACTATTAGCAATATTTTCCTTGAAGAAGGAGAGGAAGCATTTCGTATTCTTGAAAGCAAAGTTTTATCAGAGCTGGCATCGTGTACAAAAAGTGTTGTAGCTACTGGAGGAGGAATTATATTAGAGCAAAAAAACTGGAGTTATCTACATCACGGTCTAATCATCTGGTTAGATGTTCCAATTCCTCTCCTTACAAAAAGACTTAATAATGGTATTTCTCGTCCTTTGTTAAAACAAAAACATTTAAGTACGGAGTTAGAAACATTGTTTAAACAACGTCAAACACTATATGCACAAGGAGATTTAAGGGTTACTATCAGCGAAAATGATAGTTCTGATGATACTGTAAATAAAATCTTGAAATTAATTCCTACTATCATAAAAACTTCTTCACCAGATATTTCTAATTAA
- a CDS encoding RNA-binding S4 domain-containing protein, with product MQSYQTIKLAQFLKWKKLVSSGGEAKIKIQGKEVLLNGSIETQRGKKLVTGDIVTFNGIEHKVLLQ from the coding sequence ATGCAATCATATCAGACTATCAAACTAGCACAGTTCCTTAAGTGGAAAAAATTAGTGAGTAGTGGAGGAGAGGCAAAAATTAAGATACAGGGAAAGGAAGTATTGCTCAATGGTAGCATTGAGACTCAAAGAGGAAAGAAACTAGTAACAGGAGATATAGTGACTTTTAATGGAATAGAACATAAAGTCTTACTTCAATAA